The proteins below are encoded in one region of Chiloscyllium plagiosum isolate BGI_BamShark_2017 chromosome 7, ASM401019v2, whole genome shotgun sequence:
- the LOC122551304 gene encoding gamma-crystallin S-1-like isoform X2 produces MGKIIFYEDRNFQGRHYECSSDCADLSPYFSRCNSIRVESDWWVLYEKPNYMGYQYVLTRGEYPDYQRWMGFNDCVRSCRSYPQYRGGTYRMRIYERPDFGGQMMEFMDDCPSVYDRFRYRDIHSCHVMDGYWIFYEHPNYRGRQYFMRPGEYRRYSDWGGYSSTIGSFRRMRDF; encoded by the exons ATCATCTTTTACGAGGACAGGAACTTCCAGGGGCGGCACTATGAGTGCAGCAGTGACTGTGCCGACCTGTCCCCTTACTTCAGCCGCTGTAACTCCATCCGTGTTGAGAGTGACTGGTGGGTGCTGTATGAGAAACCCAATTACATGGGATACCAGTATGTTCTGACCAGGGGGGAGTATCCTGACTACCAGCGCTGGATGGGATTCAATGACTGTGTGAGGTCATGTCGCTCCTACCCACAA TACCGAGGAGGCACCTACAGAATGAGGATTTACGAGAGGCCTGACTTTGGagggcagatgatggaattcatGGATGACTGTCCATCTGTCTACGACCGTTTCCGTTACCGTGACATCCACTCCTGCCATGTGATGGACGGTTACTGGATCTTCTATGAACATCCCAACTACAGAGGGCGACAGTACTTCATGAGGCCTGGTGAATACAGGAGATACAGTGACTGGGGAGGCTACAGCTCAACTATCGGATCTTTCAGGCGCATGAGGGATTTCTAG
- the LOC122551304 gene encoding gamma-crystallin S-1-like isoform X1, giving the protein MGKIIFYEDRNFQGRHYECSSDCADLSPYFSRCNSIRVESDWWVLYEKPNYMGYQYVLTRGEYPDYQRWMGFNDCVRSCRSYPQYRGGTYRMRIYERPDFGGQMMEFMDDCPSVYDRFRYRDIHSCHVMDGYWIFYEHPNYRGRQYFMRPGEYRRYSDWGGYSSTIGSFRRMRDF; this is encoded by the exons ATGGGCAAG ATCATCTTTTACGAGGACAGGAACTTCCAGGGGCGGCACTATGAGTGCAGCAGTGACTGTGCCGACCTGTCCCCTTACTTCAGCCGCTGTAACTCCATCCGTGTTGAGAGTGACTGGTGGGTGCTGTATGAGAAACCCAATTACATGGGATACCAGTATGTTCTGACCAGGGGGGAGTATCCTGACTACCAGCGCTGGATGGGATTCAATGACTGTGTGAGGTCATGTCGCTCCTACCCACAA TACCGAGGAGGCACCTACAGAATGAGGATTTACGAGAGGCCTGACTTTGGagggcagatgatggaattcatGGATGACTGTCCATCTGTCTACGACCGTTTCCGTTACCGTGACATCCACTCCTGCCATGTGATGGACGGTTACTGGATCTTCTATGAACATCCCAACTACAGAGGGCGACAGTACTTCATGAGGCCTGGTGAATACAGGAGATACAGTGACTGGGGAGGCTACAGCTCAACTATCGGATCTTTCAGGCGCATGAGGGATTTCTAG